From one Streptomyces sp. N50 genomic stretch:
- a CDS encoding alpha/beta hydrolase family protein, producing the protein MRTVKATAAAVSVALAAGAAGVAVGRFASDAALKAPPGRPLPTEPRLTVHSTAAGQIALTRDLASLRPGTYGLAGDGSHAVVGPVVETASPSADAVVRRLERVTHGTLRPGDKVWLTPNVHVGNPSAALGLDHADIDIPGELGSLPAWFVPGARSTWVIAVHGLAATRELPLNVMEFLHRNSFPVLALAYRGDLGAPRNPDGLNHLGETEWRDLDAAIRYAVRYGAEHVVLYGWSTGATMALRAAAHSAMRDRVSGLVLDSPVLDWETTLRALATARHTPGALLPLAVRAAQGRTGLHGDRIAEAADPARLRVPTLIFHGPDDTVAPWTLSRRFAAHRPDLITLQPVAHAPHSAMWNADPAGYEEILRRFLTPLM; encoded by the coding sequence GCCCTCGCGGCCGGTGCGGCCGGCGTCGCCGTCGGCCGGTTCGCCAGTGACGCCGCGCTGAAGGCGCCGCCCGGGCGTCCCCTGCCGACCGAACCCCGGCTCACGGTGCACTCCACCGCCGCCGGGCAGATCGCGCTCACCCGCGACCTCGCCTCCCTGCGCCCCGGCACCTACGGCCTCGCCGGTGACGGCTCCCACGCGGTCGTCGGGCCCGTCGTCGAGACCGCGTCCCCCTCCGCCGACGCCGTCGTACGCCGCCTCGAACGTGTCACCCACGGCACCCTCCGCCCCGGCGACAAGGTGTGGCTCACCCCGAACGTCCACGTCGGCAACCCGAGCGCCGCCCTCGGCCTGGACCACGCCGACATCGACATCCCCGGCGAACTCGGCTCCCTTCCCGCGTGGTTCGTGCCCGGAGCGCGCAGCACCTGGGTGATCGCGGTGCACGGACTGGCCGCGACCCGCGAACTCCCCCTGAACGTCATGGAGTTCCTGCACCGCAACAGCTTCCCGGTGCTCGCCCTCGCCTACCGCGGCGACCTGGGCGCGCCCCGGAACCCCGACGGCCTGAACCACCTCGGCGAGACCGAGTGGCGCGACCTGGACGCGGCGATCCGCTACGCCGTGCGGTACGGCGCCGAGCACGTCGTCCTGTACGGCTGGTCCACCGGCGCCACCATGGCGCTGCGCGCCGCCGCCCACTCCGCGATGCGCGACCGCGTCTCCGGCCTGGTGCTGGACTCCCCGGTGCTGGACTGGGAGACGACGCTGCGCGCCCTCGCCACCGCCCGGCACACCCCGGGCGCGCTGCTGCCGCTGGCGGTCCGTGCCGCCCAGGGCCGCACCGGTCTGCACGGCGACCGCATCGCCGAGGCCGCCGACCCGGCCCGGCTCCGGGTCCCGACCCTGATCTTCCACGGCCCGGACGACACGGTGGCCCCTTGGACCCTCTCCCGCCGCTTCGCCGCCCACCGTCCCGACCTGATCACCCTCCAGCCGGTCGCCCACGCCCCGCACAGCGCGATGTGGAACGCCGACCCGGCCGGCTACGAGGAGATCCTGCGCCGCTTCCTGACACCGCTGATGTGA